One genomic segment of Nitratidesulfovibrio sp. includes these proteins:
- a CDS encoding GAK system ATP-grasp enzyme has protein sequence MRIGVVGTKGGWSSELLADTVGRATGHRLLIEMDKVRLDLPSGRCLYEGTDLSTLDALIIKKIGAWYSPDLLDRLEMLRLLNERGLPVFSAPLRVLRVLDRLSCTITLQSGDIPMPPTTITEDVDHAVQAVRDYGRAVFKPLYSTKARGMTIMEDGPDLPDLRDRVAAYKAEHSILYIQKTIELEGGQDLGVVFLGGRYLTTYARCRTNGSWNTTTVNGGKYAAFEPPAEIIDLARRAQALFGLDFTCVDVALTASGPYVFEVSAFGGFRGILETSGLDAAQLLLEHVQCCLTGSAQSGGCGSAPTITAPLVSNCMEPAA, from the coding sequence GTGCGCATTGGCGTCGTAGGAACAAAGGGCGGCTGGTCGTCGGAACTCTTGGCCGACACCGTGGGCAGGGCCACCGGGCACCGCCTGCTCATCGAAATGGACAAGGTGCGGCTGGACCTGCCGTCGGGCCGCTGCCTGTACGAAGGCACCGACCTTTCCACGCTGGATGCGCTGATCATCAAGAAGATCGGCGCGTGGTACTCGCCAGACCTGCTGGACCGGCTGGAAATGCTGCGCCTGCTCAACGAGCGGGGCCTGCCCGTGTTCTCGGCCCCGCTGCGGGTGCTGCGGGTGCTGGACCGGCTGAGCTGCACCATCACCTTGCAGTCCGGCGACATCCCCATGCCGCCCACCACCATCACCGAAGACGTGGACCACGCCGTGCAGGCCGTGCGCGACTACGGCCGGGCCGTGTTCAAGCCGCTGTACTCCACCAAGGCGCGGGGCATGACCATCATGGAGGACGGCCCTGATCTCCCCGACCTGCGTGACAGGGTGGCGGCCTACAAGGCCGAGCATTCCATCCTGTACATCCAGAAGACCATAGAACTGGAAGGCGGACAGGACCTTGGCGTGGTCTTTCTGGGCGGCAGGTACCTGACCACCTACGCCCGCTGCCGCACCAACGGCAGTTGGAACACCACCACGGTCAACGGCGGCAAGTACGCCGCCTTCGAGCCCCCGGCAGAAATCATCGACCTGGCCCGACGGGCACAGGCCCTGTTCGGGCTGGACTTCACCTGCGTGGACGTGGCCCTGACCGCATCCGGCCCCTATGTGTTCGAGGTGTCGGCCTTTGGCGGGTTCCGGGGCATTCTGGAAACCAGTGGGCTGGACGCCGCGCAACTGCTGCTGGAGCACGTGCAGTGCTGCCTGACTGGCAGCGCCCAATCCGGCGGCTGCGGATCGGCCCCCACCATCACGGCCCCCCTCGTGTCCAACTGCATGGAGCCAGCCGCATGA
- a CDS encoding PhoU domain-containing protein produces MITFEGLSENFRFLVLEVSGQMRATHEFMRAPTRELFDRITGRDDYIDNLKTIIENKCFSRIHTDNSLDRREIHRIRAIHTIAVNLERIADFCVNILGQMGHLSDPARLRADEYDPIFAEIEDSLNRIIPALEKEDLPGALAICRSEYELDRLYEAVFHRILAEMSDGRSVHDRITTIFIFRYLERIGDSLLNVGEALIFSVLGEKIKIKQFEALQKTLSTSGFGDSLSDIDFRSIWGTRSGCRIGRVERVRGARSSTGDAEGGGGPAQTGPDGQPRPAPGGLGSIYKQGNKKKIIKERDNITRWSTLFPNLVPEIFGYHEDDDSAALLVEFLQGCTLDEIVLTGDVEILQNAMFVLLQTLHEIWERTATPGPVPTDFMRQMRSRMEAVLQVHPGLRREGVDMCGASALSTEQLIDRCEAIEKTLPAPFTVFIHGDFNVNNLVYDHTRQAVRFIDLYRSRDCDYVQDISVFLVSNFRLPVFEPALRERIRWVMREFLVFATGVATARGDATFQARLALALARSLYTSTRFELNHHFAKDMYLRSHYLMERIVAHRGTWDSFRLPVEVLDCGGNAIMREDTPCALAS; encoded by the coding sequence ATGATCACCTTCGAAGGGCTGAGCGAAAACTTCAGGTTCCTGGTGCTCGAGGTTTCGGGCCAGATGCGTGCCACGCACGAGTTCATGCGTGCCCCAACGCGCGAGCTGTTCGACCGCATCACCGGGCGCGACGACTACATCGACAACCTGAAAACCATCATCGAGAACAAGTGCTTCTCGCGCATCCACACGGACAATTCGCTGGACCGGCGCGAGATACACCGCATCCGGGCCATCCACACCATTGCCGTGAACCTGGAGCGCATCGCCGACTTCTGCGTGAACATCCTGGGGCAGATGGGCCACCTGTCCGACCCCGCCAGGCTGCGGGCCGACGAGTACGACCCCATCTTCGCGGAAATAGAGGACAGCCTGAACCGCATCATCCCCGCGCTGGAAAAGGAAGACCTGCCCGGCGCCCTGGCCATCTGTCGTAGCGAGTACGAGCTGGACCGGCTGTACGAGGCGGTGTTCCACCGCATCCTGGCCGAAATGTCCGATGGCCGCAGCGTGCATGACCGCATCACCACCATCTTCATCTTCCGGTACCTGGAGCGCATCGGCGACAGCCTGCTGAACGTGGGAGAGGCGCTGATCTTCAGCGTGCTGGGCGAAAAGATCAAGATCAAGCAATTCGAAGCGTTGCAGAAAACGCTGTCCACGTCCGGCTTTGGCGATTCGCTGTCGGACATCGACTTCCGCTCCATCTGGGGCACCCGTTCCGGCTGCCGCATCGGCCGGGTGGAACGGGTGCGGGGCGCGCGCAGCTCCACCGGCGACGCGGAAGGCGGGGGCGGCCCGGCGCAGACGGGGCCGGACGGCCAGCCCCGGCCCGCGCCCGGCGGGCTTGGCTCCATCTACAAGCAGGGCAACAAGAAAAAGATCATCAAGGAGCGGGACAACATCACCCGCTGGTCCACCCTGTTCCCCAACCTGGTGCCGGAAATCTTCGGCTACCACGAGGACGACGACTCTGCCGCGCTGCTGGTGGAGTTTCTGCAAGGGTGTACCCTGGACGAGATCGTCCTGACCGGCGATGTCGAAATCCTGCAGAACGCCATGTTCGTGCTGCTGCAAACCCTGCACGAAATCTGGGAACGGACGGCCACGCCCGGCCCGGTGCCCACCGACTTCATGCGCCAGATGCGTTCGCGCATGGAGGCGGTGTTGCAGGTGCATCCGGGCCTGCGGCGCGAAGGGGTGGACATGTGCGGCGCCTCGGCCCTGTCCACCGAACAGCTCATCGACCGTTGCGAGGCCATCGAAAAGACCCTGCCCGCACCGTTCACCGTGTTCATCCACGGTGACTTCAACGTGAACAACCTGGTCTACGACCACACACGGCAGGCGGTGCGGTTCATCGACCTGTACCGCTCGCGCGACTGCGACTACGTGCAGGACATCTCGGTCTTCCTGGTCTCGAACTTCCGGTTGCCGGTGTTCGAGCCCGCCCTGCGCGAACGCATCCGCTGGGTGATGCGCGAATTCCTGGTGTTCGCCACCGGGGTGGCCACCGCACGCGGCGACGCCACCTTCCAAGCGCGGCTGGCCCTTGCGCTGGCCCGCTCGCTGTACACATCGACCCGGTTCGAACTGAACCATCATTTCGCCAAGGACATGTACCTGCGCTCGCACTACCTGATGGAGCGCATCGTGGCCCATCGCGGCACGTGGGACAGCTTCCGCCTGCCGGTGGAGGTGCTGGACTGCGGCGGCAACGCCATCATGAGGGAGGATACGCCGTGCGCATTGGCGTCGTAG
- a CDS encoding amphi-Trp domain-containing protein, with product MSSEEKFVFESLQDCESIRAFLEALTEGVGSKHLVLSSGGERIELYPQGLLQVEVKARRKGGSSKVSLKLEWKDAPRVETTDRTLSVNSN from the coding sequence ATGAGTTCGGAAGAAAAGTTCGTCTTCGAATCGTTGCAGGACTGCGAATCCATCCGGGCCTTTCTGGAAGCCCTCACCGAGGGCGTGGGCAGCAAGCATCTGGTGCTGTCCTCCGGCGGAGAGCGCATCGAACTGTACCCGCAAGGGCTCTTGCAGGTGGAAGTGAAGGCCCGGCGCAAGGGCGGGTCGAGCAAGGTCAGCCTGAAACTGGAGTGGAAGGACGCCCCGCGCGTGGAAACCACCGACAGGACGCTGTCCGTCAACAGCAACTGA
- a CDS encoding GAK system XXXCH domain-containing protein: MGSRKTTFSITRQELPSVLRRIADALERTGTDAHPTGAAPDGETDPLLAAGLEDFRKFKLNAKHAFGQMEVVLKVKTPDAAIADANGSATTSAAAGAHHSARPARTGGRPSYKSLKKRMRSSFRALRQAVQAGVMPPPQASASFLSDSLLMVEYPGYGDEHYAAYRTATEALRVALEAAPQAQPHGDPALLAPPASPVSPASMDGPAEAAPAARTVTPEIRHAVEELYRLMVLCHDRYK; the protein is encoded by the coding sequence ATGGGCAGCAGAAAGACCACGTTTTCCATCACCCGGCAGGAATTGCCCTCCGTCCTGCGGCGCATCGCCGACGCCCTGGAGCGGACCGGCACGGACGCACACCCGACCGGTGCCGCGCCCGACGGCGAAACGGACCCCCTGCTGGCCGCAGGGCTGGAAGATTTCCGCAAGTTCAAGCTCAACGCCAAGCACGCCTTCGGCCAGATGGAAGTGGTGCTCAAGGTCAAGACGCCCGACGCCGCCATCGCCGATGCCAACGGATCGGCGACCACCAGCGCGGCGGCAGGGGCGCACCACTCCGCCCGGCCAGCCCGAACCGGGGGCCGCCCCTCGTACAAGTCGCTCAAAAAGCGGATGCGCTCGTCGTTCAGGGCGTTGCGCCAGGCCGTGCAGGCCGGGGTGATGCCCCCGCCGCAGGCATCCGCCTCGTTCCTGTCCGATTCGCTGCTGATGGTGGAATACCCCGGATACGGCGACGAGCACTATGCGGCATACCGCACGGCCACAGAGGCCCTGCGCGTGGCGCTGGAAGCCGCGCCGCAGGCGCAGCCACACGGCGACCCTGCCCTCCTCGCTCCCCCCGCTTCCCCCGTTTCCCCCGCTTCCATGGACGGACCCGCCGAGGCCGCCCCCGCCGCGCGCACCGTCACACCGGAAATCCGCCACGCCGTGGAAGAACTCTACCGGCTCATGGTGCTGTGCCATGACCGCTACAAATAG
- a CDS encoding M48 family metallopeptidase, producing the protein MLPVPAAFAAPLPDFALSLALSLALSLALSLALVGCGRKVVAPTPVVEARKEHCPQPVASVERRMCQRERLWNVGYALRESNAPLCGGRTVLDDGVVVVSTDTLDDMLSPVRWGDLGAFVEMRRWRDAYVREYGLDGRHRVISVLRGSGGEAAGIRPGDVLVAVNGQPLPTGKLAARTLRWQVTKALGAGDSVSYAVERDGLRLDVPVRFHRVCDTAMDVEVRDTVDAFSSGQSIHVTIGLLERFSDDNELAAVLGREMAKHVRQGGQGGQGGQSKTGAVSSASDKPGVRGYYGMPPAGGLVKPEAAEADRQIGSHDVERLALFCMARAGYDHRRAAPMFEALAQLPPSRRAVLQGEAAPGQDARADAQARAARLAMAVAEIDGRLAQGQPLVP; encoded by the coding sequence ATGCTGCCGGTTCCGGCGGCCTTCGCGGCCCCCCTGCCGGACTTTGCGCTGTCCCTGGCGCTGTCCCTGGCGCTGTCCCTGGCGCTGTCCCTGGCGTTGGTCGGCTGTGGCCGCAAGGTCGTGGCACCGACCCCTGTTGTCGAGGCAAGAAAGGAACATTGTCCCCAGCCGGTCGCCTCCGTGGAGCGGCGGATGTGCCAGCGCGAGCGCTTGTGGAACGTGGGCTATGCCCTGCGCGAATCCAACGCCCCGCTGTGCGGTGGCCGCACCGTGCTGGACGACGGCGTGGTGGTGGTCAGCACCGATACGCTGGACGACATGCTGTCGCCGGTGCGCTGGGGTGACCTTGGCGCCTTCGTCGAAATGCGCCGCTGGCGCGATGCCTATGTGCGCGAGTACGGGCTGGACGGGCGCCACCGGGTCATCAGCGTGCTGCGCGGCAGCGGCGGCGAGGCGGCGGGCATCCGCCCCGGCGACGTGCTGGTGGCGGTGAACGGGCAGCCCTTGCCCACCGGCAAGCTGGCCGCGCGCACCCTGCGCTGGCAGGTCACCAAGGCCCTGGGCGCGGGCGATAGCGTATCCTACGCCGTGGAGCGCGACGGGCTGCGCCTGGACGTGCCGGTGCGCTTTCATCGGGTATGCGACACCGCCATGGACGTGGAGGTGCGCGATACCGTGGATGCCTTTTCTTCCGGCCAGTCCATCCACGTGACCATCGGCCTGCTGGAGCGTTTTTCCGACGATAACGAGCTGGCAGCCGTGCTGGGGCGGGAAATGGCCAAGCATGTCCGACAAGGCGGGCAAGGTGGGCAAGGCGGGCAGTCCAAAACCGGGGCGGTGTCGTCCGCGTCCGACAAGCCCGGCGTGCGCGGCTATTACGGCATGCCCCCGGCGGGCGGACTGGTGAAGCCCGAAGCCGCCGAGGCGGATCGCCAGATCGGCAGCCACGACGTGGAGCGCCTGGCCCTGTTCTGCATGGCCCGCGCGGGCTACGACCACCGCCGTGCCGCGCCCATGTTCGAGGCGCTGGCGCAACTGCCGCCGTCGCGTCGGGCGGTGTTGCAAGGCGAAGCCGCACCGGGGCAGGATGCCCGGGCCGACGCCCAGGCGCGCGCCGCCCGGCTGGCCATGGCCGTGGCCGAGATCGACGGCAGGTTGGCCCAGGGGCAGCCCCTCGTGCCGTAG
- a CDS encoding glutamate synthase-related protein: MSQWLKSNDVLGTTNRGNTAESGLCTLCRADCMGKCETWLSCMKGRETLYPRDFGIVTAGSGNTTHVGVSYNSLRIQGYNYGACGAGEKAATGDALFTDVSLAASFGAQHKTTCRYPLMTGALGSTFVAAKYWDAFATGCAICGVPIVVGENVVGIDRQAVLENGRITRAPELERRIDNYLRYYDGHGAIIVQLNVEDTRNGVAEYVAGKYGDKVIIELKWGQGAKDIGGEIEVKSLEYAQFLKQRGYLVDPDPTRPEVQEGYRTGAVKGFARHSRLGYTDLSGYEQVRENFMTQVAYLRSLGFGRISLKTGAYGMEALAMSIRLASECELDLLTIDGAGGGTGMSPWDMMETWGVPSILLHAKAAEYAALLAAGGRKVVDMSFAGGFARPSQIFKGLALGAPYVKMICMGRAMMIPGFLGSNIEGVLKPENRARVNGNWDTLPKTVAEHGATAEEIFAGYHDVQARIGRDAMKDLPYGAIAMWTLLDKLGAGVQQLMAGARRFSLDQIRREDIASGNRETERETGIPFITDVQDEFARAILKA; the protein is encoded by the coding sequence ATGTCCCAGTGGCTCAAGAGCAATGACGTCCTTGGCACCACCAACCGCGGCAACACGGCGGAATCCGGCCTGTGCACCCTGTGCCGCGCCGACTGCATGGGCAAGTGCGAAACCTGGCTGTCGTGCATGAAAGGGCGCGAAACCCTGTACCCGCGCGACTTCGGCATCGTCACCGCAGGCAGCGGCAACACCACCCATGTGGGCGTATCGTACAACTCGCTGCGCATCCAGGGCTACAACTACGGGGCTTGCGGCGCAGGCGAAAAGGCCGCCACCGGCGATGCCCTGTTCACCGACGTTTCCCTTGCCGCCTCCTTCGGGGCGCAACACAAGACCACTTGCCGCTACCCGCTGATGACCGGCGCCCTCGGCTCCACCTTCGTGGCCGCCAAGTACTGGGACGCCTTTGCCACCGGCTGCGCCATCTGTGGCGTACCCATCGTGGTGGGCGAAAACGTGGTGGGCATCGACCGTCAGGCGGTGCTGGAAAACGGGCGCATCACCAGGGCCCCCGAACTGGAACGCCGCATCGACAACTACCTGCGCTACTACGACGGGCACGGCGCCATCATCGTGCAGCTGAACGTGGAGGACACCCGCAACGGCGTGGCCGAATACGTGGCGGGCAAATACGGCGACAAGGTGATCATCGAGCTGAAGTGGGGCCAGGGCGCCAAGGACATCGGCGGCGAGATCGAGGTGAAGAGCCTGGAGTATGCCCAGTTCCTGAAGCAGCGCGGCTACCTGGTGGACCCCGACCCCACCCGGCCCGAGGTGCAGGAAGGCTACCGCACCGGCGCAGTGAAGGGCTTCGCCCGGCACAGCCGCTTGGGCTACACCGACCTTTCCGGCTACGAGCAGGTGCGCGAGAACTTCATGACCCAGGTGGCCTACCTGCGCTCGCTGGGCTTTGGCCGCATCTCGCTGAAGACCGGCGCCTACGGCATGGAGGCGCTGGCCATGTCCATCCGCCTGGCCTCGGAGTGCGAACTGGACCTGCTGACCATCGACGGCGCTGGCGGCGGCACCGGCATGAGTCCGTGGGACATGATGGAAACCTGGGGCGTGCCGTCCATCCTGCTGCACGCCAAGGCCGCCGAATACGCGGCACTGCTGGCCGCAGGCGGTCGCAAGGTGGTGGACATGTCCTTCGCGGGCGGTTTCGCCAGGCCCAGCCAGATATTCAAGGGGTTGGCCCTTGGCGCGCCCTACGTGAAGATGATCTGCATGGGCCGGGCCATGATGATCCCCGGCTTCCTCGGGTCCAACATCGAAGGCGTGCTGAAACCGGAAAACCGCGCCCGCGTCAACGGCAACTGGGACACCCTGCCCAAGACCGTGGCCGAGCACGGCGCGACGGCGGAAGAAATCTTCGCCGGGTACCATGACGTGCAGGCCAGGATAGGCCGCGATGCCATGAAGGACCTGCCGTACGGCGCCATCGCCATGTGGACCCTGCTGGACAAGCTGGGCGCGGGCGTGCAGCAGCTGATGGCAGGTGCCCGCCGCTTCTCGCTGGACCAGATCCGCCGCGAGGACATCGCCTCGGGCAACCGCGAGACCGAGCGCGAGACCGGCATTCCGTTCATCACCGACGTGCAGGACGAGTTTGCCAGGGCCATCCTGAAGGCATAG
- a CDS encoding secondary thiamine-phosphate synthase enzyme YjbQ — MKSWRKELWFNVPTRRAFLNITPQVDAELAASSIREGLCLVNAMHITASVFINDDESGLHHDYEQWLERLAPHEPVRQYRHNVGEDNADAHMKRQIMGREVVVAVTEGKLDLGPWEQVFYGEFDGGRRKRVLVKIIGE, encoded by the coding sequence ATGAAATCGTGGCGCAAGGAATTGTGGTTCAACGTGCCCACCCGGCGGGCGTTCCTCAACATCACCCCGCAAGTGGACGCGGAACTGGCGGCAAGCTCCATCCGCGAGGGGTTGTGTCTGGTCAACGCCATGCACATCACGGCCAGCGTGTTCATCAACGACGACGAAAGCGGACTGCACCACGACTACGAGCAGTGGCTGGAGCGGCTGGCACCGCACGAGCCGGTGCGCCAGTACCGCCACAACGTGGGCGAGGACAACGCCGACGCGCACATGAAGCGCCAGATCATGGGGCGCGAAGTGGTGGTGGCCGTGACCGAGGGCAAGCTGGACCTGGGGCCGTGGGAGCAGGTGTTCTACGGAGAGTTCGACGGGGGGCGGCGCAAGCGGGTGCTGGTGAAGATCATTGGCGAATGA
- a CDS encoding flagellar brake protein, with the protein MPPHTAITEHPAGRATERAMVTRTRNGQALDLPLGTRMLLNMAGTKENLSSELVGLQHYEYLILKMPLVPGIRARLLNGEMVTLRYISGGTIFGFKSQVLNHIVKPGFLLFVDYPDSMEQVDLRQHRRINCLLPAAVHGRHGVYKCILLDLSEGGCKVSLELQREDPFRETAVDDMLMLQCGFFAAEGAAQTTLSSLVKSISMDGNRMQLGLKFADLSTDTQLELSSYLDNVSNLV; encoded by the coding sequence ATGCCCCCCCACACCGCCATCACCGAACACCCCGCCGGACGGGCCACGGAGCGCGCAATGGTTACCCGTACCCGCAACGGCCAGGCCCTCGACCTGCCCCTTGGCACGCGCATGTTGCTGAACATGGCGGGCACCAAGGAAAACCTGTCCAGCGAACTGGTGGGGTTGCAGCACTACGAGTACCTGATCCTGAAAATGCCGCTGGTACCTGGCATCCGGGCGCGCCTGCTGAACGGCGAGATGGTGACCCTGCGCTACATCTCCGGGGGCACCATCTTCGGGTTCAAGAGCCAGGTGCTGAACCACATCGTCAAGCCGGGCTTTCTGCTGTTCGTGGACTACCCCGATTCCATGGAACAGGTGGACCTGCGCCAGCACCGCCGGATCAACTGCCTGCTTCCCGCAGCCGTGCACGGCCGCCATGGCGTGTACAAGTGCATCCTGCTGGACCTCAGCGAGGGCGGCTGCAAGGTTTCGCTGGAATTGCAGCGCGAAGACCCCTTCCGCGAAACCGCCGTGGATGACATGCTGATGTTGCAGTGCGGTTTCTTCGCCGCAGAGGGGGCGGCCCAGACCACCCTTTCGAGCCTGGTGAAAAGCATTTCCATGGACGGCAACCGCATGCAGCTGGGGCTGAAGTTCGCGGACCTCAGTACCGACACCCAACTGGAACTTTCCAGCTATCTCGACAACGTGTCCAACCTGGTGTGA
- the rnhA gene encoding ribonuclease HI yields MTMKNVQAFTDGSCLGNPGPGGWAAVLRCNGSERELSGGFALTTNNRMEILAVIEALALLNEPCGVDLYTDSQYVRDAVEKKWLAGWRRNGWKTSDKKPVKNRDLWERLQPLLDLHQVRFHWVRGHSGHPENERCDVLARKQASSRGLPPDTGYPD; encoded by the coding sequence ATGACCATGAAGAACGTCCAGGCCTTCACCGACGGCTCGTGCCTTGGCAACCCCGGCCCCGGCGGCTGGGCCGCCGTACTGCGCTGCAACGGCTCCGAACGCGAGCTTTCGGGGGGCTTTGCCCTTACCACCAACAACCGCATGGAAATCCTGGCAGTCATCGAGGCGCTGGCCCTGCTCAACGAGCCATGCGGCGTGGACCTGTACACGGACTCGCAGTACGTGCGCGATGCGGTGGAAAAGAAGTGGCTGGCGGGCTGGCGCCGCAACGGCTGGAAGACCAGCGACAAGAAGCCGGTGAAGAACCGCGACCTGTGGGAACGGCTGCAACCCCTGCTGGACCTGCACCAGGTGCGCTTTCACTGGGTGCGCGGCCATTCCGGCCACCCCGAAAACGAACGGTGCGACGTGCTGGCCCGCAAGCAGGCATCGTCGCGCGGGCTGCCGCCCGACACGGGGTATCCGGATTAG
- a CDS encoding TPM domain-containing protein encodes MFLRFPKRERGEPRLPLVNADTPGQFFLRTMLLIAVFALTAWAFWANTERRMADVRAASAVWDEADLLADAQEKALRELVDAFREVHGVKLLIHIRRDTPELPRLDAQTLFVGLCPAKGQVIVELPPLLRKAYGDTLAQTLENDWLRPAMASGQWAEGLVRALKHLWDHLGEN; translated from the coding sequence ATGTTCCTCCGCTTTCCCAAGCGCGAACGAGGCGAGCCGCGCCTGCCGCTGGTCAACGCCGACACGCCGGGCCAGTTCTTTCTGCGCACCATGCTGCTCATCGCCGTGTTCGCATTGACGGCGTGGGCCTTCTGGGCGAACACCGAACGCCGCATGGCCGACGTGCGCGCGGCATCCGCCGTGTGGGACGAGGCGGACCTGCTGGCCGATGCGCAGGAAAAGGCCCTGCGCGAACTGGTGGACGCCTTCCGCGAAGTGCACGGGGTAAAGCTGCTCATCCACATCCGGCGCGACACGCCGGAACTGCCCCGGCTGGACGCCCAGACCCTGTTCGTGGGACTGTGCCCGGCCAAGGGGCAGGTCATCGTGGAACTGCCCCCGCTGCTGCGCAAGGCCTACGGCGATACCCTGGCCCAGACCCTTGAAAACGACTGGCTGCGCCCCGCCATGGCTTCCGGCCAGTGGGCCGAGGGGCTGGTGCGCGCCCTGAAACACCTGTGGGACCACCTGGGCGAGAACTGA
- a CDS encoding phosphomannomutase/phosphoglucomutase produces MKPISDRPFRAYDIRGIVDADFDAEWVERLGRACGTYLLERGINAAVVGHDCRHSSPAYHDALTAGLIACGIDVVSVGMVPTPLLYFAVRHLDRQGGIMITASHNPPEYNGFKVWAGQTTIHTTEIRRIFEIFAAGRFASGKGVGCSMDIVPAYMEAVTQRVQLAPRAQGPLKVVVDGGNGAGGELCAELLRRLGADVIKQYCDPDGAFPNHHPDPVVEANMRDLMARVASEGADLGIGLDGDADRLGAVDAAGRLLFGDELLSLFARDLLARTPGGEVMGDVKCSHRLFRDIEAHGGKPTMWITGHSVMKARMLEVNAPLAGEMSGHMFFNEGWYGFDDAIYAAALLLRILSASDVPLTALPGWPPSHATPELHMPCPDELKFAVVRRAQEHFRALYEVNEIDGARITWPDGWALVRASNTQPVLVLRFEAETPERLAEIRALVETPLTAWIAEARAATNATA; encoded by the coding sequence ATGAAACCGATTTCCGACCGCCCATTCCGGGCGTATGACATCCGCGGCATCGTCGATGCCGACTTCGACGCCGAATGGGTGGAGCGCCTGGGGCGCGCCTGCGGCACCTACCTGCTGGAACGCGGCATCAACGCCGCCGTGGTGGGCCACGACTGCCGCCACAGCTCCCCCGCCTACCATGACGCGCTCACTGCCGGGCTCATCGCCTGCGGCATCGATGTCGTCAGCGTGGGCATGGTGCCCACCCCCCTCTTGTACTTCGCCGTGCGCCACCTGGACCGCCAGGGCGGCATCATGATCACCGCCAGCCACAACCCGCCGGAATACAACGGCTTCAAGGTGTGGGCCGGGCAGACGACCATCCATACCACCGAAATCCGGCGCATCTTCGAAATCTTCGCCGCCGGGCGCTTCGCCTCCGGCAAGGGCGTGGGCTGTTCCATGGATATCGTGCCCGCCTACATGGAGGCGGTGACGCAGCGGGTGCAACTGGCCCCGCGCGCCCAGGGCCCGTTGAAGGTGGTGGTGGACGGCGGCAACGGCGCGGGCGGCGAGCTGTGCGCCGAACTGCTGCGCCGCCTGGGCGCGGACGTCATCAAGCAGTACTGCGACCCGGACGGCGCCTTTCCCAACCACCACCCCGACCCGGTGGTGGAAGCCAACATGCGCGACCTGATGGCCCGCGTGGCCAGCGAAGGCGCGGACCTGGGCATTGGCCTTGACGGTGACGCCGACCGTCTGGGCGCGGTGGACGCGGCAGGCCGCCTGCTGTTCGGCGACGAGTTGCTCTCGCTCTTCGCGCGCGACCTGCTGGCCCGTACGCCGGGGGGCGAGGTGATGGGCGACGTGAAGTGCTCGCACCGCCTGTTCCGCGACATCGAGGCCCACGGCGGCAAGCCCACCATGTGGATCACCGGCCATTCGGTGATGAAGGCCCGCATGCTGGAAGTGAACGCGCCGCTGGCGGGCGAGATGAGCGGACACATGTTCTTCAACGAAGGGTGGTACGGCTTCGACGACGCCATCTACGCCGCCGCCCTGCTGCTGCGCATCCTGTCCGCATCCGACGTGCCGCTGACGGCGCTGCCCGGCTGGCCGCCCTCGCACGCCACGCCCGAACTGCACATGCCCTGCCCGGACGAACTGAAATTTGCCGTGGTGCGCCGTGCGCAGGAACACTTCCGCGCGCTGTACGAGGTCAACGAGATCGACGGCGCGCGCATCACCTGGCCAGACGGCTGGGCCCTGGTGCGCGCCTCGAACACCCAGCCGGTGCTGGTGTTGCGCTTCGAGGCGGAAACGCCGGAGCGCCTGGCCGAAATCCGCGCGCTGGTGGAAACGCCGCTCACCGCCTGGATAGCCGAGGCCCGCGCGGCCACCAACGCCACCGCGTGA